A single genomic interval of Peribacillus sp. FSL H8-0477 harbors:
- a CDS encoding M42 family metallopeptidase, whose protein sequence is MDQETLSLFKTLTELPGIAGNEHDVRKFMRTELEKYSDELIQDGLGSLFGVKKGDEDGPKIMVAGHMDEVGFMVTSITDNGMLRFQTIGGWWSQVLLAQRVEIITDKGPVIGVIGSVPPHLLEESQRSKPMDQKNMLIDIGADSAEDAKKIGIRPGQAIVPICPFTPMANPKKIMAKAWDNRYGCGLAIELLKDLKNEKLPNTLFSGATVQEEVGLRGAQTAAFMIKPDLFFALDASPANDASGNKNEFGQLGNGALLRILDRSMVTHKGMREFILDTAETNDIPYQYFVSQGGTDAGKVHIANDGIPSGVIGICSRYIHTHASIIHIDDYAAARELIGKLVRACDRSTVESIRNNG, encoded by the coding sequence ATGGATCAAGAGACTTTATCGCTGTTTAAGACATTAACAGAGCTGCCGGGTATTGCGGGAAATGAACACGATGTCCGTAAATTCATGCGAACTGAGCTTGAAAAGTATTCTGATGAATTGATTCAGGATGGATTAGGCAGCTTGTTTGGCGTGAAAAAAGGGGACGAAGATGGCCCTAAAATTATGGTAGCCGGGCATATGGACGAAGTAGGGTTTATGGTAACATCCATTACGGATAATGGAATGCTCCGTTTCCAAACGATTGGCGGCTGGTGGAGTCAGGTCTTATTAGCCCAAAGGGTTGAGATTATCACTGATAAAGGCCCTGTTATTGGGGTTATTGGCTCCGTACCACCACATTTACTTGAAGAATCACAGCGTTCTAAGCCAATGGATCAAAAAAATATGTTAATTGATATTGGTGCAGACAGCGCCGAAGATGCAAAAAAAATTGGAATTAGACCGGGGCAAGCCATCGTTCCTATCTGTCCATTTACTCCAATGGCTAATCCAAAAAAAATTATGGCTAAAGCTTGGGATAATCGCTATGGGTGCGGATTAGCAATCGAATTACTCAAAGACCTAAAAAATGAGAAACTCCCTAATACACTTTTCTCAGGTGCTACAGTGCAAGAAGAAGTGGGCTTAAGAGGCGCACAAACAGCTGCATTTATGATTAAGCCCGATTTATTCTTTGCGTTAGATGCAAGTCCAGCAAATGATGCTTCAGGGAATAAGAATGAATTTGGCCAGCTTGGTAACGGTGCTTTGCTTCGCATTCTTGACCGCTCAATGGTAACACATAAGGGGATGAGAGAGTTCATCCTTGATACAGCTGAAACAAATGACATTCCTTATCAGTATTTTGTTTCTCAAGGCGGGACAGATGCCGGAAAGGTTCATATTGCTAATGATGGAATCCCAAGTGGGGTAATTGGAATTTGTTCGAGGTACATTCATACGCATGCCTCCATTATTCACATTGATGATTATGCCGCCGCTCGTGAGTTAATAGGAAAATTAGTTAGGGCTTGTGATCGTTCAACAGTAGAAAGTATTAGAAATAACGGATGA
- a CDS encoding peptidase M4 translates to MNYKNLLLGAAAGFAAGYAAKQALEQNCGPSPEKVLASVKESVKKDGKIYGSWIVMKPENYQKNDLDYQVFKGGITRYTDGLLEQFDFAADASTGTIIDLTQK, encoded by the coding sequence ATGAATTATAAAAATTTATTATTAGGTGCTGCCGCTGGATTTGCAGCAGGATATGCAGCTAAGCAAGCTCTTGAACAAAACTGTGGGCCATCACCAGAAAAAGTATTAGCCTCAGTAAAAGAATCTGTTAAAAAAGATGGTAAAATATATGGTTCATGGATTGTTATGAAGCCAGAAAATTATCAAAAAAATGATTTAGACTATCAAGTCTTTAAAGGCGGAATTACTCGTTATACCGACGGACTCCTTGAACAGTTTGATTTTGCTGCTGATGCCTCAACAGGCACTATCATTGATTTAACACAAAAATAA